One part of the Podarcis muralis chromosome 3, rPodMur119.hap1.1, whole genome shotgun sequence genome encodes these proteins:
- the PELI1 gene encoding E3 ubiquitin-protein ligase pellino homolog 1 isoform X2, with product MFSPDQENHPSKAPVKYGELIVLGYNGSLPNGDRGRRKSRFALFKRAKANGVKPSTVHIACTPQAAKAISNKDQHSISYTLSRVQTVVVEYTHDSNTDMFQIGRSTESPIDFVVTDTVPGSQSNSETQSVQSTISRFACRIICERNPPFTARIYAAGFDSSKNIFLGEKAAKWKTLDGQMDGLTTNGVLVMHPRNGFTEDSKPGVWREISVCGNVFSLRETRSAQQRGKMVENETNQLQDGSLIDLCGATLLWRTAEGLSRTPTVKHLEALRQEINAARPQCPVGFNTLAFPSMKRKDVVDEKQPWVYLNCGHVHGYHNWGNKEERDGKDRECPMCRSVGPYVPLWLGCEAGFYVDAGPPTHAFSPCGHVCSEKTTAYWSQIPLPHGTHTFHAACPFCAHQLSGEQGYIRLIFQGPLD from the exons ATGTTTTCGCCTGATCAAGAAAACCATCCGTCAAAAGCACCAGTGAAATATGGTGAACTGATTGTATTGGG GTACAATGGCTCTCTGCCAAATGGAGAtcgaggaagaagaaaaagcagatttgCTTTATTTAAAAGAGCCAAAGCAAATGGGGTGAAACCTAGCACTGTGCACATTGCCTGtacgcctcaggcagcaaag GCAATAAGCAACAAGGACCAGCATAGTATATCCTACACCTTATCTCGAGTTCAAACAGTGGTGGTTGAATATACACATGACAGCAACACAGACATGTTTCAG ATTGGACGATCAACAGAGAGCCCTATAGACTTCGTAGTGACAGATACTGTTCCCGGAAGCCAGAGCAATTCAGAGACTCAGTCTGTTCAGAGCACTATCTCAAGGTTTGCTTGCAGAATCATATGTGAACGAAATCCTCCTTTCACAGCAAGAATATATGCCGCTGGCTTTGACTCCTCCAAAAACATCTTTCTAGGG GAGAAAGCTGCCAAGTGGAAGACTTTGGATGGGCAAATGGATGGGTTAACCACAAATGGGGTTCTTGTTATGCATCCGCGCAATGGATTCACTGAAGACTCCAAGCCCGGAGTATGGAGGGAGATATCTGTATGTGGGAATGTGTTCAGTCTTCGTGAAACAAGATCtgctcagcagagggggaaaaTG GTTGAAAATGAAACAAACCAACTTCAGGATGGTTCGTTGATTGACCTCTGTGGAGCAACATTACTGTGGCGCACTGCAGAAGGCCTTTCGCGCACTCCCACCGTGAAGCACTTGGAAGCTCTAAGACAGGAAATAAATGCCGCTCGACCTCAGTGCCCTGTGGGCTTTAACACACTAGCCTTTCCTAGTATGAAGAGGAAAGACGTTGTAGATGAAAAGCAACCCTGGGTTTACCTGAACTGTGGCCACGTCCATGGCTACCACAACTGGGGgaacaaagaagagagagatggaaaggACCGGGAATGCCCCATGTGTCGATCTGTTGGCCCTTATGTGCCGCTCTGGCTTGGATGTGAAGCTGGATTTTATGTGGATGCTGGCCCTCCAACTCACGCATTCAGCCCATGTGGACATGTGTGCTCAGAAAAGACAACTGCCTATTGGTCCCAAATACCTCTTCCTCATGGTACCCACACTTTTCATGCAGCCTGTCCGTTCTGCGCACATCAGCTTTCTGGTGAACAAGGCTACATCAGACTTATTTTCCAAGGACCGCTTGACTAA
- the PELI1 gene encoding E3 ubiquitin-protein ligase pellino homolog 1 isoform X1, translating into MSLCVEEAGQTAQRTARLAGNNEKGLPRFLIREVDFEIKELTRLMFSPDQENHPSKAPVKYGELIVLGYNGSLPNGDRGRRKSRFALFKRAKANGVKPSTVHIACTPQAAKAISNKDQHSISYTLSRVQTVVVEYTHDSNTDMFQIGRSTESPIDFVVTDTVPGSQSNSETQSVQSTISRFACRIICERNPPFTARIYAAGFDSSKNIFLGEKAAKWKTLDGQMDGLTTNGVLVMHPRNGFTEDSKPGVWREISVCGNVFSLRETRSAQQRGKMVENETNQLQDGSLIDLCGATLLWRTAEGLSRTPTVKHLEALRQEINAARPQCPVGFNTLAFPSMKRKDVVDEKQPWVYLNCGHVHGYHNWGNKEERDGKDRECPMCRSVGPYVPLWLGCEAGFYVDAGPPTHAFSPCGHVCSEKTTAYWSQIPLPHGTHTFHAACPFCAHQLSGEQGYIRLIFQGPLD; encoded by the exons ATGTCTCTCTGTGTGGAGGAGGCTGGGCAAACAGCACAAAGAACAGCGAGGCTCGCTG GAAATAATGAAAAAGGTTTGCCAAGGTTCTTGATCAGAGAAGTGGACTTTGAGATAAAGGAACTAACTAGGCTCATGTTTTCGCCTGATCAAGAAAACCATCCGTCAAAAGCACCAGTGAAATATGGTGAACTGATTGTATTGGG GTACAATGGCTCTCTGCCAAATGGAGAtcgaggaagaagaaaaagcagatttgCTTTATTTAAAAGAGCCAAAGCAAATGGGGTGAAACCTAGCACTGTGCACATTGCCTGtacgcctcaggcagcaaag GCAATAAGCAACAAGGACCAGCATAGTATATCCTACACCTTATCTCGAGTTCAAACAGTGGTGGTTGAATATACACATGACAGCAACACAGACATGTTTCAG ATTGGACGATCAACAGAGAGCCCTATAGACTTCGTAGTGACAGATACTGTTCCCGGAAGCCAGAGCAATTCAGAGACTCAGTCTGTTCAGAGCACTATCTCAAGGTTTGCTTGCAGAATCATATGTGAACGAAATCCTCCTTTCACAGCAAGAATATATGCCGCTGGCTTTGACTCCTCCAAAAACATCTTTCTAGGG GAGAAAGCTGCCAAGTGGAAGACTTTGGATGGGCAAATGGATGGGTTAACCACAAATGGGGTTCTTGTTATGCATCCGCGCAATGGATTCACTGAAGACTCCAAGCCCGGAGTATGGAGGGAGATATCTGTATGTGGGAATGTGTTCAGTCTTCGTGAAACAAGATCtgctcagcagagggggaaaaTG GTTGAAAATGAAACAAACCAACTTCAGGATGGTTCGTTGATTGACCTCTGTGGAGCAACATTACTGTGGCGCACTGCAGAAGGCCTTTCGCGCACTCCCACCGTGAAGCACTTGGAAGCTCTAAGACAGGAAATAAATGCCGCTCGACCTCAGTGCCCTGTGGGCTTTAACACACTAGCCTTTCCTAGTATGAAGAGGAAAGACGTTGTAGATGAAAAGCAACCCTGGGTTTACCTGAACTGTGGCCACGTCCATGGCTACCACAACTGGGGgaacaaagaagagagagatggaaaggACCGGGAATGCCCCATGTGTCGATCTGTTGGCCCTTATGTGCCGCTCTGGCTTGGATGTGAAGCTGGATTTTATGTGGATGCTGGCCCTCCAACTCACGCATTCAGCCCATGTGGACATGTGTGCTCAGAAAAGACAACTGCCTATTGGTCCCAAATACCTCTTCCTCATGGTACCCACACTTTTCATGCAGCCTGTCCGTTCTGCGCACATCAGCTTTCTGGTGAACAAGGCTACATCAGACTTATTTTCCAAGGACCGCTTGACTAA